A stretch of Synergistaceae bacterium DZ-S4 DNA encodes these proteins:
- a CDS encoding nucleotidyltransferase family protein codes for MHTPITGIVAEYNPLHHGHRHHMDQARTLSGAEGIIVVLSSNFVQRGEPALISKWERTKAALGCGADLVLELPLVFSAHNAGVFANAAVDILAMTGIVTHISFGLESPDWQMDKILDILIEEPEPFKFCLKEELDKGFSFVESRAAALDRMIPGTAEKLKGSNNSLALSYMLRIKKQNWEIDAVPVKRLGAGYHENELAEFSSATAVRKAISKGKVSEALSQLPDFSAGILNEAIGKGRTCTDEGKLWNILRSKLVSMSPEEISNYAEIGEGIEYLLREKAIVSSSFTEWGKACTSRRYPLGRIQRHGIHILIGLEHWTNRAFQRIGPPYIRVLGMNEKGRKMLRRMRKTASLPVITRCGAASSISDAASKVMNYELIGSEIWEQLVTEGEFGREHSRKIIISGE; via the coding sequence ATGCATACTCCCATAACAGGGATAGTTGCCGAATATAACCCGCTCCACCACGGACACAGGCATCATATGGACCAGGCCCGCACACTCTCCGGTGCCGAGGGCATCATAGTCGTGCTCTCCTCAAACTTTGTCCAAAGAGGAGAACCTGCCCTGATCTCAAAGTGGGAGAGGACAAAGGCCGCCCTTGGATGCGGAGCTGACCTGGTGCTTGAGCTTCCTCTCGTCTTTTCTGCCCACAACGCAGGAGTATTCGCAAATGCCGCCGTCGACATCCTGGCAATGACAGGCATCGTAACACACATTTCCTTTGGGTTGGAATCCCCCGACTGGCAAATGGACAAAATCTTAGATATTCTAATCGAAGAACCGGAACCTTTCAAGTTTTGTTTAAAAGAAGAACTTGACAAAGGCTTTTCTTTTGTTGAATCGAGGGCCGCGGCTCTTGACCGTATGATCCCCGGAACAGCCGAAAAGCTGAAAGGTTCGAATAATTCCCTTGCACTATCATACATGCTCAGGATAAAGAAACAAAATTGGGAAATAGATGCCGTTCCGGTAAAGAGGCTTGGTGCAGGATATCACGAAAATGAGCTTGCCGAATTTTCAAGCGCAACTGCTGTAAGGAAAGCTATTTCAAAAGGAAAAGTCTCGGAAGCCCTCTCGCAGCTCCCTGATTTTTCAGCAGGGATATTAAATGAGGCGATCGGAAAAGGACGGACCTGCACCGACGAAGGAAAGCTGTGGAATATTCTCCGCTCCAAACTCGTATCAATGTCACCCGAAGAGATCTCAAATTACGCAGAGATAGGAGAGGGCATAGAGTACCTGCTGAGAGAAAAAGCTATAGTGAGCTCATCCTTCACCGAGTGGGGGAAGGCGTGCACCAGCAGGAGATATCCGCTGGGGCGGATACAGAGGCATGGCATTCACATACTTATCGGCCTCGAACATTGGACGAACAGGGCATTCCAAAGGATAGGGCCGCCCTACATAAGAGTGCTGGGAATGAACGAAAAAGGCAGAAAAATGCTGAGGCGCATGAGGAAGACAGCATCTTTGCCCGTTATCACAAGGTGCGGCGCCGCTTCTTCAATATCTGATGCCGCGTCAAAAGTCATGAACTATGAACTCATAGGATCCGAGATATGGGAGCAGCTCGTGACTGAGGGAGAATTCGGAAGGGAACATTCCAGAAAGATCATTATAAGCGGGGAATAA
- a CDS encoding GNAT family N-acetyltransferase, with protein sequence MGIVYKCGMTSMDFERVADMLSQAYWSLGIKAGEMKKAAANSALVIGAFSEDGRQIAYGRVISDKTRFAYLTDFYVDVEFRQKGICRQMVKLVMDHPDLADVYQWLLVTGDAHGLYEKCGFKVISRPLDFMEIRNPRPKDR encoded by the coding sequence ATGGGCATCGTATACAAATGTGGGATGACATCGATGGATTTTGAAAGGGTGGCAGATATGCTCTCGCAGGCATACTGGTCCCTCGGCATAAAGGCGGGTGAGATGAAAAAAGCGGCGGCAAATTCTGCCCTTGTGATCGGAGCTTTTTCCGAAGACGGCAGACAGATAGCTTATGGCCGTGTTATCTCAGACAAAACAAGATTTGCATACCTGACAGACTTTTATGTTGACGTGGAGTTCAGGCAAAAAGGCATCTGCCGTCAAATGGTGAAGCTTGTCATGGACCATCCCGACCTTGCCGACGTCTACCAGTGGCTTCTTGTCACAGGGGACGCGCACGGGCTTTACGAAAAATGCGGATTCAAAGTCATTTCCCGTCCGCTGGATTTCATGGAGATCCGAAACCCACGTCCGAAGGACAGGTGA
- the coaD gene encoding pantetheine-phosphate adenylyltransferase: MIRAVYPGSFDPITNGHIYIAERGAALFDELVVAVLVNPEKRSTFSEEERQIMAREALVHLPNVKVKFFEGLLVDFMRQEQSRIIIRGLRALSDFEYEFQLAQMNRQLAPEIETFFIVTDAKYSYLSSRGIKDAFQFGGAIKDMVPPGVFRRLRERIPPRNV, encoded by the coding sequence ATGATAAGGGCCGTTTATCCCGGATCTTTCGACCCGATAACCAACGGGCATATTTATATTGCCGAAAGAGGGGCAGCCCTCTTTGATGAGCTTGTCGTGGCAGTCCTCGTAAATCCCGAAAAGAGATCGACTTTCAGCGAGGAAGAGAGGCAGATCATGGCCAGAGAGGCACTGGTCCACCTTCCGAACGTCAAGGTGAAGTTTTTCGAAGGGCTTTTGGTAGATTTTATGAGGCAGGAACAGAGCAGGATAATAATCAGAGGCCTTCGCGCACTTTCTGACTTTGAATATGAATTCCAGCTCGCGCAGATGAACAGGCAGCTGGCTCCTGAGATAGAGACCTTCTTCATCGTTACAGACGCCAAGTATTCTTATCTTTCAAGCAGAGGGATCAAGGATGCCTTCCAGTTCGGAGGTGCGATAAAGGACATGGTCCCGCCCGGTGTATTCAGGCGCCTGAGGGAGCGTATACCCCCGCGCAACGTATAG
- a CDS encoding RsmD family RNA methyltransferase, which translates to MKEMRPTTGKVMQALFNILGPLRGKSFLDLFSGTGQIALNAYKRDAAPVCLVESERKRFGDIVKTMPEDVKCHCMDVRRVLSKFERNGESFDIIFADPPYGLGWGTELPKLIHKHSEVLSPGGTLIFEHSEKEDADDIPGWKREERTYGGTVLTFYRRSVDQ; encoded by the coding sequence ATGAAAGAAATGAGACCTACCACGGGCAAGGTCATGCAGGCATTGTTCAACATACTTGGTCCTCTGAGGGGCAAAAGCTTTCTTGATCTTTTTTCAGGCACCGGACAGATAGCTCTCAATGCATATAAAAGGGACGCGGCTCCGGTCTGTCTGGTTGAATCGGAGAGAAAGCGCTTTGGCGATATAGTTAAAACCATGCCTGAGGATGTAAAATGTCATTGCATGGATGTCAGAAGGGTTTTATCAAAATTTGAAAGGAACGGGGAGTCGTTTGACATCATCTTTGCCGATCCGCCATACGGACTGGGCTGGGGAACCGAACTCCCCAAACTTATTCATAAACACAGCGAAGTCCTCTCTCCCGGCGGAACGCTGATCTTCGAACACTCCGAAAAAGAAGATGCAGATGATATTCCGGGCTGGAAGAGGGAGGAGAGAACTTACGGCGGCACAGTTCTCACATTCTACAGAAGGAGTGTTGACCAATGA
- a CDS encoding MFS transporter — protein sequence MPQHMEKSSMTPEEQSDRKSLLGFSFLHFINDMHSTALPTIIPMLVNSISITLSQAGLLNAVFGLTNLFGQPVAGYLADRQKRPWLAVWAPMLSIAGACLLPLSPNYAIAFLLVGLMSMGTASFHPQGLGRAGSSAGSNDLALFIALFAACGSFGSAVGPVYVVFLTSLIGKKMFPIVLIPGFIICMYIWKRIVSDQKAENITKEKAEFRGFFSNMRGIMQKITSIVVAATVRDATLQGIRIFLPMLVVLKGGSIAKGGMLLFGITMACTLAGIIGGRLADSRGDEKVMLWTMGLSPIFLITGLNTSGVLSVAALIVGFAFLQASTSVTTAMAQKKCPFSRSSASSLAMGVSWGLANLFTTPVGFSADIIGLEKTLQIVAFLPWTVTAWYTGKMILSKRVL from the coding sequence ATGCCGCAGCACATGGAAAAATCTTCAATGACACCAGAGGAACAGAGCGACAGAAAGAGCCTCCTCGGCTTTTCTTTCCTTCATTTCATAAATGACATGCACTCAACAGCTTTACCCACAATTATACCAATGCTTGTCAATTCCATATCGATAACTTTAAGTCAGGCAGGACTTTTGAATGCCGTTTTCGGGTTGACGAACCTTTTCGGCCAGCCGGTAGCAGGATATTTAGCAGACAGGCAGAAAAGACCCTGGCTTGCAGTATGGGCGCCGATGCTGAGCATCGCGGGAGCATGTCTTTTGCCTCTTTCCCCCAATTACGCGATCGCCTTCCTGTTGGTAGGACTGATGAGCATGGGTACAGCCTCATTTCACCCACAGGGGCTCGGACGTGCGGGGTCGTCAGCCGGAAGCAATGACCTTGCCCTTTTCATAGCGCTCTTCGCGGCATGCGGAAGTTTCGGCAGCGCGGTCGGCCCTGTCTATGTCGTATTCCTGACATCCCTTATCGGGAAAAAGATGTTTCCGATCGTTCTGATCCCTGGCTTCATCATATGTATGTACATTTGGAAAAGGATCGTTTCGGATCAAAAAGCTGAGAACATTACAAAAGAAAAGGCTGAATTCAGAGGATTTTTCTCGAATATGCGCGGCATTATGCAGAAGATCACTTCCATAGTCGTTGCAGCGACAGTAAGGGATGCAACACTGCAGGGGATAAGGATATTTCTGCCCATGCTCGTGGTGCTGAAGGGAGGAAGCATCGCTAAAGGCGGTATGCTCCTCTTTGGCATAACAATGGCATGCACGTTGGCAGGCATAATCGGAGGCAGGCTCGCCGATTCGAGGGGCGACGAGAAGGTTATGCTCTGGACGATGGGCTTATCACCGATCTTTCTTATCACGGGCCTCAACACGAGCGGAGTCCTCTCTGTTGCCGCACTGATCGTAGGTTTCGCCTTTTTGCAGGCAAGCACCTCTGTAACCACTGCAATGGCGCAGAAAAAGTGTCCCTTTTCCCGCAGCTCTGCCAGTTCTCTTGCAATGGGTGTCTCGTGGGGTCTTGCAAACCTCTTTACGACACCCGTCGGTTTCTCTGCTGACATCATAGGATTGGAAAAGACTCTTCAGATCGTGGCCTTTCTCCCCTGGACCGTTACAGCATGGTATACAGGAAAAATGATCCTGTCAAAAAGAGTGCTGTAG
- the trmB gene encoding tRNA (guanosine(46)-N7)-methyltransferase TrmB, with product MTWELRRIIVDENIDLPVDWRSMSPSGRVFVEIGFGNGEFLEYLAKTYPDILIVGIEVSQWCVAKGARRTLSAGLDNVRIMHGDARFLLRNCFAPESAERVYMNFPCPWPKTRHASRRVTVPLFADLMAYLITPGGYFELATDVDWYAQETAETFLYSPHFGADPIEKDPKRPYLTKYERKWRAMGKNTWRLTLHKRDTYAVKNIEDENWATEMECESEMKLEDLLAGIKDAEGRGVGEKGHWVFRETFISDSGVGLILVITTDDGFEQHFYLKVIPGSRGYKIKVDSVGHPYRTPAMRAALRHALDRAEGRI from the coding sequence ATGACCTGGGAACTTCGCAGGATCATAGTAGATGAGAACATAGACCTGCCGGTCGATTGGAGATCAATGTCCCCGTCAGGCAGGGTCTTCGTTGAGATAGGGTTCGGGAACGGAGAGTTTCTCGAGTATCTGGCGAAGACATATCCGGATATCCTCATCGTAGGCATAGAGGTCTCACAGTGGTGTGTGGCAAAAGGAGCAAGAAGAACCCTTTCAGCAGGGCTTGATAATGTCCGCATCATGCACGGTGATGCACGTTTTCTTCTCCGAAACTGTTTCGCCCCCGAGTCTGCCGAGAGGGTCTACATGAATTTCCCCTGCCCCTGGCCGAAGACAAGGCATGCTTCAAGGAGGGTCACAGTGCCCCTTTTTGCAGACCTCATGGCATACCTGATCACACCGGGAGGATACTTTGAACTGGCGACCGATGTTGACTGGTATGCGCAGGAGACAGCCGAAACTTTTTTGTATTCGCCACATTTTGGAGCAGACCCTATCGAGAAAGACCCGAAGAGGCCCTATCTCACAAAGTATGAAAGAAAATGGAGGGCTATGGGAAAGAACACGTGGCGCCTGACTTTGCACAAAAGGGACACATATGCTGTGAAAAACATAGAAGATGAGAACTGGGCGACGGAAATGGAGTGTGAAAGCGAAATGAAACTTGAGGATCTGCTCGCGGGAATAAAGGACGCGGAAGGAAGAGGAGTGGGCGAAAAGGGACACTGGGTATTCAGGGAGACCTTCATTTCAGATTCCGGTGTGGGACTGATCCTTGTCATAACAACTGACGACGGTTTTGAACAGCATTTCTATCTGAAGGTGATACCGGGCAGCCGCGGTTATAAGATAAAGGTGGACTCGGTAGGACATCCATACAGGACACCCGCCATGCGCGCCGCCCTGCGCCATGCCCTTGACAGAGCCGAAGGAAGGATCTGA
- the rsmA gene encoding 16S rRNA (adenine(1518)-N(6)/adenine(1519)-N(6))-dimethyltransferase RsmA: MVRIPNFIHNTDIGQNFLIDRSIVDFMIGRAKLTPEDKVLEIGPGEGILTEGLLSTECSGVCTVELDTRLKHTIDMLAIKDSRLHPLWGDAVQFDYENKLPWMPNRVIANLPYHITTPLLWVFLEKLVPHGLDYMLLMVQLESAQRITSPHGHRERSPLGITVEAMGTSAILRNVPPSAFRPQPRVNSCIIEIKIENNSTLACDRTWRGLLARSFTQRRKTLINNWISGYTEINREKAIEILERNGLKTTARAEELPLDVWQNLSREPEFYLRPKAQREERI, from the coding sequence ATGGTCAGGATACCTAACTTCATCCACAACACCGATATAGGACAAAATTTTCTCATCGACCGTTCTATCGTGGACTTTATGATCGGGAGGGCAAAGCTTACTCCTGAGGACAAAGTTCTTGAGATCGGGCCGGGGGAGGGCATACTCACAGAGGGGCTCCTCTCGACCGAATGCTCGGGAGTGTGTACTGTAGAACTGGATACGAGACTAAAGCACACTATAGATATGCTGGCCATAAAAGACAGCAGGCTCCATCCACTTTGGGGAGATGCAGTACAGTTCGATTACGAAAATAAACTGCCATGGATGCCCAACAGGGTGATAGCCAACCTGCCTTACCACATCACCACTCCGCTCCTCTGGGTATTTCTCGAAAAACTTGTCCCGCACGGACTTGATTACATGCTGCTGATGGTCCAGCTTGAATCGGCCCAAAGGATAACATCGCCCCACGGACATCGTGAACGCTCTCCTCTTGGCATAACAGTTGAAGCAATGGGGACATCAGCCATTCTTAGGAACGTCCCTCCATCTGCCTTCAGACCTCAGCCAAGGGTCAATTCATGCATTATAGAGATAAAAATCGAGAACAACAGTACACTCGCATGTGACAGGACATGGAGAGGTCTGCTGGCAAGGTCTTTCACACAGAGGAGAAAGACCCTGATAAACAACTGGATCTCCGGCTACACGGAAATAAACCGGGAAAAGGCAATAGAGATACTCGAAAGGAACGGCCTGAAAACAACTGCGAGGGCAGAGGAACTTCCGCTGGATGTCTGGCAGAATCTCTCAAGGGAACCCGAATTTTATCTCAGACCAAAGGCCCAAAGGGAGGAAAGAATATGA
- a CDS encoding HU family DNA-binding protein has protein sequence MTKTDLVNAVAKSVEGITKKKAAEVVDAVFAGIHGSLKKEDKVQIVGFGTFEVQKRAARQGRNPQDPKKVIQIPAKKVPVFRAGKALKEAVNSKKK, from the coding sequence GTGACAAAAACAGATCTCGTCAACGCCGTAGCAAAGTCTGTCGAAGGAATCACTAAGAAGAAGGCCGCAGAAGTTGTAGACGCAGTATTTGCAGGCATCCACGGATCCCTTAAGAAGGAAGACAAGGTCCAGATCGTAGGATTCGGCACATTCGAAGTCCAGAAAAGAGCCGCGCGTCAGGGTCGTAATCCTCAGGATCCCAAAAAAGTCATCCAGATCCCTGCGAAGAAAGTCCCCGTCTTCCGTGCAGGCAAAGCCCTCAAAGAAGCGGTCAACAGCAAGAAGAAGTAG
- the der gene encoding ribosome biogenesis GTPase Der: protein MAIIAIVGRPNVGKSSIFNRMVGRRAAIVDDQPGVTRDRIYGEAEWAGRKFYVVDTGGIMSEVDHPFMDLIAKQVDLALDESRAVIFVIDGRQGITPMDQDIAIKLRKGGKPVIVAMNKLDNQRQEDEMLCEAYSLGFDAVIATSAEHNTGFDDIFDAVVSILPPDDFESEEDDIRVAIVGRPNVGKSSLLNSIAGEERSMVSDMAGTTRDVVDSLVEISGVKMRFLDTAGLRRKSRVNTDLEYYSNVRTYQAIDRCHVALVLLDAQDPVTEQDKRLIGQVLERGKGLIIVVNKWDLAPKEEKIGDKMAELLKEELPFASHAPRIFISAHSGRSISKIPDLIMKVEENRRRRIPTSELNRLVKETLIFERMPGDGKGHSLKIYYCTQADGAPPAFIFFVNDPELSTKSFRRHLENCLRSMADFSGVPIKIFMRNRAEN, encoded by the coding sequence ATGGCAATAATCGCGATAGTAGGAAGGCCGAATGTCGGCAAATCATCCATATTCAACAGAATGGTCGGAAGGAGAGCCGCGATAGTAGACGATCAGCCCGGTGTAACACGGGACAGGATCTACGGTGAAGCCGAATGGGCCGGCAGAAAATTTTATGTCGTCGACACAGGAGGAATAATGTCCGAAGTCGACCACCCTTTCATGGATCTTATTGCGAAGCAGGTCGACCTTGCACTCGACGAGAGCAGAGCTGTCATTTTTGTGATCGACGGCCGGCAGGGGATAACCCCGATGGATCAGGACATAGCCATCAAGCTGAGGAAGGGCGGCAAACCTGTTATAGTTGCAATGAACAAACTCGACAATCAGAGACAGGAAGATGAGATGCTCTGCGAGGCATACTCGCTGGGGTTTGATGCGGTAATAGCAACGAGCGCAGAACACAACACCGGTTTCGATGATATCTTCGATGCCGTCGTGTCAATACTTCCGCCCGATGATTTCGAATCTGAGGAAGACGACATCAGGGTGGCGATAGTCGGAAGGCCAAACGTAGGAAAATCCAGCCTGCTTAATTCAATAGCGGGGGAGGAGCGTTCGATGGTCAGCGACATGGCAGGCACCACGCGCGATGTCGTAGACTCTCTCGTCGAGATCAGCGGGGTAAAGATGAGATTTCTCGACACAGCCGGCCTCAGGAGAAAGAGCAGGGTCAACACAGACCTGGAATATTACTCAAACGTCAGGACCTACCAGGCGATAGACAGATGTCATGTCGCACTAGTCCTCCTTGACGCACAGGACCCAGTCACCGAACAGGACAAAAGGCTGATAGGACAGGTGCTGGAAAGAGGCAAGGGGCTCATAATCGTTGTCAACAAGTGGGACCTTGCTCCGAAGGAAGAAAAGATCGGCGACAAGATGGCAGAGCTTCTGAAGGAAGAGCTGCCCTTTGCGTCGCATGCCCCAAGGATATTTATTTCTGCCCATTCGGGAAGGAGCATATCCAAGATCCCTGATCTTATTATGAAAGTAGAAGAAAACAGGAGAAGGAGGATACCTACCTCCGAACTTAACAGGCTCGTAAAGGAGACCCTTATCTTTGAAAGGATGCCCGGAGACGGGAAGGGGCACAGCCTCAAGATTTACTACTGCACGCAGGCGGACGGAGCACCCCCCGCGTTCATATTTTTTGTAAACGATCCGGAGCTTAGCACAAAATCATTCAGACGGCACCTTGAGAACTGCTTAAGATCAATGGCGGACTTTTCGGGAGTACCAATAAAGATTTTTATGCGAAACAGGGCTGAAAACTGA
- the coaBC gene encoding bifunctional phosphopantothenoylcysteine decarboxylase/phosphopantothenate--cysteine ligase CoaBC has product MSPWKRNRRILFGVTGGIAAYKAPDILRGWRKEGCEVDVILSRSAEEFVSPLVLSTLTGRKVWRENDFLSAEEGWKIPHITLTERAEVFVIAPCTANGLRICAQGDGSTLLGAAMLANRNPMVIFPAMNSNMLQNPAVRANIDTIRTMGHIVVDPDSGMLACGYEGKGRLPDNSVIYEHVWHALSPKKDLSGMRVMVTAGPTHEYIDPVRYISNPSSGRMGYAIAKAAWYRGADVTLVSGPVSIQRPEGVRVIDVVSADQMYEACIREAPSMDIIIKAAAVGDFRAEEEMKQKLKRRDGEPLTVTFVQNRDIAAELGRMKREGQLLIGFAAETQDLIANAQKKMIAKNLDMIACNDVLANGAGFASDTNTLMIMTKGGSEVEFSGTKDDVADTLLDAVIKKKNKE; this is encoded by the coding sequence ATGAGTCCCTGGAAGCGAAATAGAAGGATCCTCTTCGGAGTGACCGGAGGGATCGCTGCCTATAAGGCACCCGACATCCTTCGCGGGTGGAGGAAGGAAGGCTGTGAGGTGGATGTGATCCTTTCGCGCTCAGCCGAAGAGTTCGTCAGTCCGCTTGTCCTCTCTACCCTCACAGGAAGAAAGGTCTGGCGTGAAAATGATTTTCTGTCAGCTGAAGAGGGATGGAAGATACCTCACATTACACTGACTGAACGGGCGGAGGTCTTTGTAATTGCCCCCTGTACTGCAAACGGTCTGCGCATATGTGCCCAGGGAGACGGAAGCACACTTCTCGGAGCTGCGATGCTTGCTAACAGGAACCCGATGGTGATCTTTCCGGCAATGAACTCCAATATGCTGCAAAACCCCGCGGTAAGGGCCAACATAGATACGATAAGGACGATGGGGCACATAGTGGTGGATCCTGACAGCGGAATGCTTGCCTGCGGCTATGAGGGAAAAGGAAGGCTCCCTGACAACTCTGTGATTTATGAGCATGTCTGGCATGCACTCTCACCCAAAAAGGACCTGAGCGGGATGAGGGTCATGGTGACTGCGGGACCGACACACGAATACATAGACCCTGTCAGGTATATCAGCAATCCGAGCAGCGGCAGGATGGGGTATGCGATAGCAAAGGCCGCCTGGTACAGAGGAGCTGATGTGACGCTTGTCTCCGGACCGGTGTCGATACAGAGGCCTGAGGGAGTCAGGGTGATCGACGTTGTATCCGCGGATCAGATGTACGAAGCCTGCATAAGGGAAGCACCTTCAATGGATATCATAATCAAAGCCGCCGCAGTCGGAGATTTTCGTGCTGAAGAAGAGATGAAACAGAAACTTAAGAGACGCGACGGCGAGCCTCTGACGGTTACGTTTGTACAGAACAGGGATATAGCGGCCGAACTTGGAAGAATGAAAAGAGAGGGTCAGCTGCTGATAGGTTTTGCAGCCGAAACCCAGGATCTGATCGCGAACGCACAAAAAAAGATGATAGCGAAAAACCTGGACATGATAGCCTGCAACGATGTGCTTGCAAACGGAGCAGGGTTCGCATCGGACACAAACACTCTGATGATAATGACAAAGGGCGGATCGGAAGTAGAGTTTTCAGGCACAAAGGACGATGTGGCCGACACTTTGCTTGACGCCGTCATAAAAAAGAAAAACAAGGAATAA
- a CDS encoding DNA-directed RNA polymerase subunit omega, with protein sequence MIYMDLETIYKNRDIPNKYILTLVVSARARQLSERKGAISGYDEKFITRAVEDLVQGRIRHSFVETSAKKEENESLEAK encoded by the coding sequence ATGATATACATGGATCTCGAAACGATTTACAAAAACAGGGACATACCAAACAAGTACATACTGACACTGGTCGTATCCGCACGTGCCCGCCAGCTTAGCGAGAGGAAGGGAGCCATAAGCGGCTATGACGAAAAGTTTATTACCAGGGCAGTTGAGGATCTCGTGCAGGGGAGGATAAGGCACTCCTTCGTGGAGACCTCTGCCAAAAAGGAAGAAAATGAGTCCCTGGAAGCGAAATAG
- the gmk gene encoding guanylate kinase — MRGRLYILSGPAGVGKGTVLRRVFEKLDNIAYSVSCTTRAPRPGEKDGVNYVFMDETSFKKMVSEERFLEWANVHGHFYGTRKDIVEDTLNSCRDVLLEIDVQGASQVKKKMPEAVMIFIQPPSFEELIRRLKKRGTEGPEELELRICNAREEMSHAGEYEHMIINDRVDKAAEDLIRIVKKYREGSI, encoded by the coding sequence ATGAGAGGCAGGCTCTACATTCTTTCCGGACCGGCGGGAGTCGGCAAGGGTACTGTCCTCAGAAGGGTCTTTGAAAAACTGGACAACATAGCGTACTCCGTCTCATGTACCACAAGGGCGCCAAGGCCGGGAGAAAAAGACGGCGTAAATTACGTTTTCATGGATGAAACCTCTTTTAAAAAAATGGTGAGTGAGGAAAGGTTCCTCGAGTGGGCAAATGTCCACGGACACTTTTACGGGACAAGAAAGGACATAGTCGAGGATACTTTAAACAGCTGCAGGGATGTTCTTCTGGAAATAGACGTACAGGGTGCCTCTCAGGTCAAGAAAAAGATGCCGGAAGCCGTGATGATCTTTATCCAGCCTCCCTCGTTCGAAGAGCTGATCAGAAGGCTCAAAAAGAGAGGGACAGAAGGGCCGGAGGAACTGGAGCTCAGGATCTGCAACGCCAGAGAAGAGATGAGCCACGCCGGCGAGTACGAGCATATGATAATTAACGACAGGGTCGATAAAGCGGCCGAGGATCTTATCAGGATAGTAAAAAAATACCGGGAGGGTTCAATATGA
- a CDS encoding DUF370 domain-containing protein, producing the protein MSYRLVHVGFGNMVVADRIVAIISPSSAPIKRLKEEAREAGLLVDVTQGRKTRAILIMDSRHVIMSAIQPETITGRFEGEEGKEERQ; encoded by the coding sequence ATGAGTTACAGGCTGGTTCATGTAGGTTTCGGGAACATGGTGGTTGCGGACAGGATAGTTGCGATAATCAGTCCCTCGTCTGCCCCAATAAAGAGGCTGAAGGAAGAGGCCAGGGAGGCCGGACTTCTCGTGGATGTGACCCAGGGAAGGAAGACCAGAGCTATCCTGATAATGGACAGCAGACATGTGATAATGTCAGCTATCCAGCCTGAGACGATAACAGGCCGTTTTGAGGGAGAGGAAGGCAAAGAGGAGAGGCAATGA
- a CDS encoding YicC family protein gives MYVSMTGFSRTQIQRSWGTVSLEMSSVNHRYQEIYVRLPREFSSWEPWFHQKLRKGFRRGKLQVRMEVLWAPTFRMGRINKEIMTSYCEELMQIQRMLGQAKDLQLESVVTLPGVLDIPSFEESSEAEELEGAFSELIEEGLRSWQKMRETEGGHLKDEVLVHLSELERLSALIEEKWLPARDQAFDMTRQRMSEMIEALGGKLEESRMMQEIVIMTDKWDVSEEIARLKSHIAKFRETGEDQESSGRKLDFIIQEMNREVNTLDSKISDAEIRWLAVDSKAALERIREQIQNLE, from the coding sequence ATGTATGTAAGCATGACAGGGTTCAGCAGGACACAGATCCAAAGATCATGGGGCACCGTAAGCCTGGAGATGTCCAGCGTAAACCATAGATACCAGGAGATCTATGTAAGGCTTCCCAGGGAATTTTCAAGCTGGGAGCCGTGGTTCCATCAGAAACTCCGCAAAGGTTTCCGCAGAGGTAAGCTTCAGGTCAGGATGGAAGTGCTGTGGGCGCCGACATTCAGGATGGGGCGGATCAACAAGGAAATAATGACATCCTACTGTGAAGAGCTGATGCAGATACAGCGTATGCTCGGACAGGCCAAAGACCTCCAGCTGGAGAGCGTAGTAACGCTTCCGGGAGTACTGGACATACCCAGTTTCGAGGAGAGCAGCGAGGCGGAAGAGCTCGAAGGTGCCTTCAGCGAACTGATAGAAGAGGGGCTGAGGTCATGGCAGAAGATGAGAGAAACTGAGGGAGGGCATCTGAAAGATGAAGTGCTCGTCCATCTGTCAGAACTTGAAAGACTTTCTGCCTTGATAGAGGAGAAATGGCTTCCTGCGAGGGATCAGGCATTTGATATGACCCGGCAGAGGATGTCGGAGATGATCGAGGCTCTCGGAGGCAAGCTGGAAGAATCCAGAATGATGCAGGAAATAGTCATAATGACCGATAAGTGGGATGTCTCGGAGGAAATAGCCCGTCTTAAAAGCCACATAGCCAAATTCAGAGAAACCGGTGAAGATCAGGAATCCTCAGGCCGCAAGCTGGATTTCATAATCCAGGAGATGAACAGGGAGGTAAACACACTGGATTCCAAAATATCAGACGCAGAGATCAGATGGCTTGCGGTAGATTCCAAGGCCGCTCTTGAACGTATACGCGAACAGATACAGAATCTGGAGTAG